A DNA window from Comamonas fluminis contains the following coding sequences:
- the tcuB gene encoding tricarballylate utilization 4Fe-4S protein TcuB encodes MSIQSLQELGKEAQTLATGITGKVIPIIPAPTETAAEGEVARVMQICNACRYCEGFCAVFPAMTRRLEFGKADVHYLANLCHNCGACLHACQYAPPHEFAINIPKAMAEVRGQTYADYAWPPAMGKLYQKNGLTLSLALVAGLFIFLALAVAMQGGLGQLWNSNLGNNFYNLFPHNLLVSIFAPVFLFVVFALFMGVRRFWKDVKPATSNVDVSGPAAAEATHDVLRLKYLDGGHGDGCHNEDDEYTLKRRRFHHFTFYGFMLCFAATALATVYHYVFNLPAPYELPSLPKILGALGGVSLMIGTAGLWHLNRTRHPLHGDAKQKPMDLGFIALLFVVAASGLALWLGRGTPALALLLCLHLGAVIALFATLPYGKFAHGVFRTASLLRHNAEKREPSPIGLGAD; translated from the coding sequence ATGAGCATCCAATCCCTGCAAGAACTGGGCAAGGAAGCCCAGACCCTGGCCACCGGCATCACGGGCAAAGTCATCCCCATCATCCCTGCACCCACGGAAACAGCGGCCGAGGGCGAAGTAGCCCGCGTAATGCAGATCTGCAATGCCTGCCGCTATTGCGAAGGCTTTTGCGCCGTGTTCCCGGCCATGACGCGCCGCCTGGAGTTCGGCAAGGCCGATGTGCACTATCTGGCCAATCTCTGCCACAACTGCGGCGCCTGCCTGCACGCCTGCCAGTACGCGCCGCCACATGAATTTGCCATCAACATCCCCAAGGCCATGGCCGAGGTGCGCGGCCAAACCTATGCCGACTACGCCTGGCCGCCTGCAATGGGCAAGCTGTATCAGAAAAATGGCCTGACGCTGTCTCTAGCACTGGTGGCGGGCCTGTTTATCTTCCTCGCGCTGGCTGTGGCCATGCAGGGCGGGCTGGGCCAGTTGTGGAACAGCAATCTGGGCAACAACTTCTACAACCTGTTCCCGCACAACCTGCTGGTCAGCATTTTTGCGCCGGTGTTTCTGTTCGTGGTGTTTGCGCTGTTCATGGGCGTGCGTCGCTTCTGGAAGGACGTCAAACCCGCTACCAGCAATGTGGATGTGAGCGGCCCGGCCGCTGCCGAAGCCACGCACGACGTGCTGCGTCTGAAGTATCTGGATGGTGGCCACGGTGACGGCTGCCACAACGAGGACGACGAGTACACCTTGAAGCGCCGCCGTTTCCACCACTTCACCTTCTACGGCTTCATGCTGTGCTTTGCGGCCACGGCACTGGCCACGGTGTACCACTACGTCTTCAACCTGCCTGCGCCGTATGAGCTGCCAAGCCTGCCCAAGATTCTGGGCGCTCTGGGTGGCGTGAGTCTGATGATCGGCACTGCTGGCTTGTGGCACCTGAACCGCACCCGCCATCCGCTGCATGGCGATGCCAAGCAAAAGCCCATGGACCTGGGTTTTATCGCCCTGCTGTTTGTGGTGGCTGCCAGCGGCCTGGCGCTGTGGCTGGGCCGGGGCACGCCTGCCCTTGCGCTGCTGCTGTGCCTGCATCTGGGCGCGGTGATTGCCCTGTTTGCCACCTTGCCCTACGGCAAGTTTGCCCACGGCGTGTTCCGCACGGCCTCGCTGCTGCGCCACAACGCCGAAAAGCGCGAACCCAGCCCCATCGGCCTGGGCGCTGATTAA
- a CDS encoding Bug family tripartite tricarboxylate transporter substrate binding protein: MMNKRHFLRATAVAASLLSLGSAALAAPDWLPNKPVTLVVGFAAGGAADAAARLIAKKLGENIGQTVVVDNKGGAGGNIAHQFVAKAPADGTVLLFGSVGPLTIAPHIMKVGYNPFTDLAPISGGVNFPNVLVVHKGAGVKTLAEFVAKAKKAPGSVDYASTGAGSASHLAGELFNQRAGVEMVHVPYKGGAPALQDLLGERVTSYFAAPPTALPHIETGKLIPLATTGLTRPAYMPNIPTVAEAGYPGFEALNWYAFVAPGKTPAPVLDRWNAEITKVLKDAGVAEALKQHGLTPQPTTRPEFAAFMKKEYDQWGKVVKERKISSN; encoded by the coding sequence ATGATGAATAAACGCCATTTCCTGCGCGCCACTGCCGTGGCTGCATCCCTGCTGAGCCTGGGCTCTGCGGCGCTTGCTGCACCCGACTGGCTGCCCAACAAGCCCGTCACGCTGGTCGTGGGCTTTGCCGCTGGTGGCGCTGCCGATGCGGCTGCGCGCCTGATTGCCAAGAAGCTGGGCGAGAACATCGGCCAGACCGTGGTTGTGGACAACAAGGGCGGCGCGGGCGGCAACATCGCCCACCAGTTTGTGGCCAAGGCACCTGCTGACGGCACCGTGCTGCTGTTCGGCTCGGTCGGCCCGCTGACGATTGCGCCCCACATCATGAAGGTGGGCTACAACCCCTTCACCGATCTGGCACCCATCTCTGGCGGTGTGAATTTCCCCAATGTGCTGGTCGTGCACAAGGGCGCGGGCGTAAAGACGCTGGCCGAATTTGTGGCCAAGGCCAAGAAGGCGCCTGGCAGCGTGGATTACGCATCGACTGGTGCAGGCTCGGCCTCGCATCTGGCCGGTGAGCTGTTCAACCAGCGCGCAGGCGTGGAGATGGTGCATGTGCCCTACAAGGGCGGCGCCCCAGCGCTGCAGGACTTGCTGGGCGAGCGCGTGACTTCGTACTTTGCCGCGCCACCCACGGCGCTGCCGCACATCGAGACCGGCAAGCTGATTCCGCTGGCCACCACCGGCCTGACGCGCCCGGCCTATATGCCCAATATTCCCACCGTGGCAGAAGCGGGCTACCCCGGCTTTGAAGCGCTGAACTGGTACGCCTTTGTCGCCCCCGGCAAGACACCCGCACCCGTGCTGGACCGCTGGAACGCCGAGATCACCAAGGTGCTTAAGGACGCAGGTGTGGCAGAAGCCCTCAAGCAGCACGGCCTGACACCCCAGCCCACAACCCGCCCGGAATTTGCCGCCTTCATGAAGAAGGAATACGACCAGTGGGGCAAGGTGGTCAAGGAGCGCAAGATCAGCTCCAACTAA
- a CDS encoding DMT family transporter, producing MPLSSLIRLIALAALWGGSFLFMRVAVPHLGAVPTAVGRGLFSTLGLGAALFAMGYRPRLGRYLWPLLGLGVINSGIPFLMYSLAAQVLPSGYSAIFNATTPLVATVVGALVFAEGITPARVAAVLLGICGVAVLAQAGPLHITPAVLGGMAACFVATVCYAFSSFLTLKLAGANAPVDMRAAVFISQLGALLVLLPALLVDVLLQPQSLAQLQAAPLLAWGNVALLGLLSTALAYVLYFRLIADEGPQKALTVTFIVPVFAVLWGWLLLGEPLSLAHAAGGGLIALSLWMVLRPAAKK from the coding sequence ATGCCGCTGTCCAGCCTGATTCGACTGATTGCACTGGCCGCCCTTTGGGGCGGCAGCTTTTTGTTCATGCGTGTGGCGGTGCCGCATCTGGGCGCGGTGCCCACCGCCGTGGGGCGCGGCCTGTTTTCTACGCTGGGGCTGGGCGCGGCATTGTTCGCCATGGGCTACCGGCCACGGCTGGGGCGCTATCTGTGGCCTCTGCTGGGTCTGGGCGTCATCAACTCCGGCATTCCCTTTCTGATGTACTCGCTGGCGGCGCAGGTGCTGCCTTCGGGCTATAGCGCCATCTTCAACGCCACCACGCCACTGGTGGCCACAGTGGTGGGCGCGCTGGTGTTTGCCGAGGGCATTACCCCGGCGCGTGTGGCGGCGGTGTTGCTGGGCATCTGCGGCGTGGCAGTGCTGGCGCAGGCGGGGCCGCTGCACATCACGCCTGCCGTGCTGGGCGGCATGGCCGCCTGCTTTGTGGCCACGGTCTGCTATGCGTTTTCCAGCTTTCTGACCTTGAAACTGGCTGGGGCTAATGCGCCGGTGGATATGCGAGCCGCCGTATTCATCAGCCAGCTGGGTGCGCTGCTGGTGTTGCTGCCTGCCTTGCTGGTCGATGTGCTGCTGCAGCCGCAAAGTCTGGCGCAATTGCAGGCCGCACCCCTGCTGGCCTGGGGCAATGTGGCGCTGCTGGGCTTGCTGAGCACCGCGCTGGCCTATGTGCTGTATTTCCGTCTGATTGCCGATGAGGGTCCGCAGAAAGCGCTCACGGTGACATTTATCGTGCCAGTGTTTGCCGTGCTCTGGGGCTGGCTGCTGCTGGGCGAGCCGCTGAGTCTGGCCCATGCAGCGGGCGGTGGCCTGATTGCGCTGTCGCTGTGGATGGTGCTGCGCCCTGCGGCTAAAAAATAA
- a CDS encoding NUDIX hydrolase produces the protein MPPMPNRWKPNVTVSAIIERDGRFLLVEESTADGLRLNTPAGHLDPAETPIDACVREVMEETAYSFTPTALVGIYMNRFVRTRTGDDITYLRFAFTGELGLHHAHCHLDEGIVRAVWLTLDELKATAHLHRSPIVLESIGDYLAGQRHDLGMVHADASIFRPPQPTPAVPKHAGATLDDVLAQIH, from the coding sequence ATGCCGCCCATGCCCAATCGCTGGAAACCCAATGTGACAGTCTCGGCCATCATCGAGCGCGATGGCCGCTTTTTGCTGGTCGAAGAAAGCACGGCGGATGGACTGCGTCTGAATACGCCAGCCGGCCATCTGGACCCTGCCGAGACACCCATCGACGCCTGCGTGCGCGAGGTCATGGAAGAGACCGCCTACAGCTTCACGCCCACGGCGCTGGTCGGCATCTACATGAATCGCTTTGTGCGCACCCGCACGGGCGACGACATCACCTACCTGCGCTTTGCCTTCACGGGCGAGCTGGGCCTGCACCACGCGCACTGCCATCTGGATGAGGGCATTGTGCGCGCCGTCTGGCTGACGCTGGACGAGCTCAAGGCCACGGCCCATCTGCACCGCAGCCCCATCGTGCTGGAGTCGATTGGTGACTATCTGGCGGGGCAGCGCCATGATCTGGGCATGGTCCATGCGGATGCCAGCATCTTCCGCCCACCCCAGCCCACGCCTGCCGTGCCCAAGCACGCCGGAGCCACGCTGGACGACGTGCTGGCGCAGATTCACTGA
- a CDS encoding GNAT family N-acetyltransferase, whose translation MTEFLHIALRPLGVADVDAVLRIQAQCYGAGFVEPREVFARRLAGAGHCSWAAVRGDEVMAYLAAYWSRPGAVTPLNGDFAQYADASVLYLHDMAVSPAAAGQGLASRMVKAVRQQARARGIARTALVSVQGSQAYWERQGYNCVFLENAAQQQHLDSYGRGAVYMEGLV comes from the coding sequence ATGACGGAGTTTTTGCATATTGCGCTGCGCCCGCTGGGTGTGGCCGATGTGGATGCCGTGCTGCGTATACAGGCGCAGTGCTACGGCGCAGGCTTTGTGGAGCCCCGTGAGGTGTTTGCGCGGCGGCTGGCGGGGGCAGGGCATTGCTCCTGGGCGGCAGTGCGCGGCGATGAGGTGATGGCGTACCTGGCGGCCTACTGGTCGCGCCCCGGGGCAGTGACGCCGCTCAACGGCGACTTTGCCCAGTACGCAGATGCCAGCGTGCTCTATCTGCACGATATGGCGGTCTCGCCCGCAGCTGCGGGCCAGGGGCTGGCCTCTCGCATGGTGAAGGCCGTGCGCCAGCAGGCCAGGGCACGCGGCATTGCGCGCACGGCACTGGTTTCGGTGCAGGGTTCACAGGCTTATTGGGAACGTCAAGGCTATAACTGTGTGTTTCTGGAAAATGCTGCGCAGCAACAACATTTGGACAGCTATGGCAGGGGCGCTGTCTATATGGAGGGATTAGTCTGA
- a CDS encoding DUF2061 domain-containing protein produces MTRLIQALRTNRLTLTKTASYYVIHITVAACVAYAVTGNLIASLTLSLLEPTVQAFAFFFHEKAWERRLKKKEQAAHPTEGLPA; encoded by the coding sequence ATGACACGCCTGATTCAAGCCCTGCGCACCAACCGCCTGACCCTGACCAAGACCGCCAGCTACTACGTGATTCACATCACCGTTGCCGCCTGCGTGGCCTATGCCGTCACCGGCAACCTGATCGCCTCGCTGACGCTGAGCCTGCTGGAGCCCACGGTACAGGCCTTCGCCTTCTTCTTCCACGAAAAAGCCTGGGAGCGCCGCCTGAAAAAGAAAGAACAGGCAGCACACCCCACCGAAGGCCTGCCAGCATGA